The sequence CTAAAAATGCCAAATATCCATCCAATAGAAGCAATAGCTATTCAAACAATTAATACATCTGAACcttatttgtttatttcaatATACATTCCCCCAAGTCCAATTAAtaacaatcaaattaaaaatccCCTCAAACTTCTGttagatttcatcgataaagtTAATTTAGGTACAGTTTTAGCAGGAGATTTCAATGCACATCATCCATTATGGAATAATGCATCTAAAATCTGTCCAAGAGGAGAACTAATAGTTGATATGATTGAGAATAGAGATCTTATTTCCATTAATGATGGCTCCCCGACCATGATAAAACCCCCTAATACGACTCCATCAGCGATTGATCTAACATTTGTTTCATCTGGCATAGCTCCTAAAACTAATTGGGCGGTGTTAGATGAGGAAATTTGTGGTGATCATAAGATcataaatttccaaataataAATGCAGCAAAACAACATCTCTGTAACAAAGAATTAGTTAACAACAAAAAAGcaatagaaaatttaaataaaattgacCCTTGTACAATAAATACTCCAGAAGAACTAATTAATATATTTAACCACAACATAATAAATGCGAAATATAAACCTAAccaaaaatttcaaccaaaaatatggtggactcttgaaattcaagaactatacgacgaaaaaaataggaaattagcAACATACTGTAATAGTCTAACCTTAGAACATTtcttagatttcaaaaagtCAAGAACTATTCTTAAGGCTAAAatcagaaaagaaaaaaggaaatgtTTTCATCAATTAACTGATACTTTGACTCCTGAATTAAATATTAAACAACTATGGTCAACAATTAAACTGATCAGCGGTGGTTTTAATAAAAAGCAAAAtgtaatattattgaatgatGTAAATTTATCGACTCAATTTATGAATAATAATTTCCCTAACATAACCAACGAAGTTCAATTTTCTATTTTACCCACTGTAAATAAATTATCAATTAGTTATAATGATATAACTAATGTTATCAAGTCTAAGAAAAAAAGTTCGTCCCCAGGTTTAGATAATGTGTCTTACTGTATATTAAAACAACTCAGTcccgaattattgaaaaaaatagaattgatCTGTAACATAGTTATTTCCACTACAAATATACCCGATGACTGGTTGAATATTAAATGTGTTCCAATTTTAAAACCCGGGAAGCCAGAGAATCTACCTGAATCTTACAGACCAATTTGTTTGATTTCTACTTTTCTTAAAACTATAAATATTAAAGTTAAAATAGTTTTAACTAAATTTACCATTGATAATAACATTATTCCTAAGTATTCTTTTGGATTTCGAGAAAACACTCCAGCTGTAAATTGTGTAAATACTTTGACTTCATTGATTAATACTGCCAAAAACAATAGAAAGGTTATTTTAGTTACCTTTCTAGATTTAACAAAGGCCTTTGATAATGTAAATATTACTAAACTTTTAGAAATACTCATAGATTTCAATTATCCATCTGAATTAATTAACTGGCTGTACATGTATTTAAAGCAAAGAACTATTATCTTAACACTTAATGATGGAACCAGTATTCGTAGGCAGACAAATAAAGGACTTCCGCAAGGATGTCCTTTATCTCCCATTCTATTCAATATTTACACCTCCAAACTCCACTCAACTGAAATAGAAAGCATCTTAATTCAATTTGCTGATGACTTTGCCTTAGTATCAGAAGGAAACGATATAACGGAAGCTGAAAATAAAATGAACTCATCTTTAAACATAATAAACTCCGAGCTTGAAACTTTAGAAATGCAAATAAACCCTAATAAATCAGGAACAGTCTGTTTTACGAATAACATCCCTGATAATTTAAATGTACATATTAACAATAATCAAATAGAATTGAAACCAGTCCATCAATACCTCGGAATTTGGTTAGATCACCGGCTTAATTTCAAAACCCACATAACAGAAACCACAATCAAggcaaagaaaaaaattaatatcaTTAAAATGCTCAGTAGAAAAAAAGGTGGCTGTCATCCGGAAACCTTACAAAAAATCAACAACTCAATAATTAGATCCGTTTTAGATTATGGTATTTCAGTTTATTCCTCGGCTTCAAAAACAGATTTCAATAGATtagaaaaagttcaaaatttgtCCATCAGAACAAGCCTTAGATATTTACAATCAACACCGATACATGTTATATATATGCAGAAGCAGGTGAATTACCCTTAAAATACAGAGCACAATATTtaacttttaaagaaattctcaaaacatTGTATTACAGTAATAGTCCAATTTTAGATAAACTTTCTGAACTCATTAACTCTAATGAGCTACCCAAATTTACATcttatttagaaaaaatagcctcgcttaataattttcactttcttcaattaaaaattccaaataataatACGGTGCAAATTAATGATATTGACAAACTCATCATACATTCTACCATAAAAAATCTGAACAAACACAATACTCCTATTGCAATGCAGAAATATCTAACTCAAAagattattgaagaaaattattttacacattttaagatttttacaGATGGATCAAAGACCAGCCAGGGTGTAGGGTGTGGTTTCTATGACGAAGAGAACAAAAAGTCTTTTAGTTTCAAACTTAGTTATCACTTCTCAATAATGAACGCAGAATTAGTCGCAATAATTGAAGCCATAGAATATGCAATTTGTACAAATCAtacaaaaatagtaattttaacCGATTCTCAAAGTAGTTGCAGAGCATTATTAAACACTAACAAAGACAATTATTTAATCAATAAACTCATTACATTAATTAGTTACaatcattttgatgaaataaTCATACAGTGGATTCCAGGACATATCAATTTAACAGGTAATGACAGAGCCGACACAGCGGCAAAATTAGGCATACAAAGAATACAACAGGAAAATTACGCACTTACTATGGGTGATtgtttattgaatttcaaaCAAGAACTTGTTACAGAATGGAACAATGAGTACAAATCCCTATCCCAAGAAAAAGGAATGAAACACTatgaaataatgaataaaatagaacTAAAACCATGGTATTACAATATTAGGTTATCAACAACAGagacaattattatcaatagaATCAGAACATTTCATACAGCGACAAAAGACAGACTAGTAAAATGGAATTTAATTAACTCAGACCTTTGTTCAACCTGTAATACACCAGAAACTCTTCACCATATTCTATATGACTGTGCTAAACTATCGACGATTAGAAACAAATTCCCTGTGCTCCACAATAAAATAGACCTAAatatcattttgaagaaaaaaaatattgatgaaTACCTCCAAATATCAGAATTTATCAATCAGgcaaagattaatgtttgaattttttaacTTTCACTTGTGAATATAACCATTGATTTCTGTCCGAACATGCTCCGTTGTAGTTTGTTTTCCTTCATATGCTTTGAGAATAGTCAAATAGTCTAACATTCGCGTAACCgtcattttaaataaaatggtCATTCAATTCAATCTAATTTGACACTTGGCAAATATGGACCAACAGGAATGTGCCaccaaaaggaaaaaaaaaaaaaaaaaaaaagagtaaaGTAGAATCTGACGTTACGTAAACGCCTGGATGCTGGCAGCGGTTGTTGAGAAACCAGATGATATCATATGTGAGCTATAGCTTGTGATTGAGCGGTATACACGGAGTTGTTTTCTATGACTGACGCTGACCGTTACAAACCAACCGCTCTAAATTAATCGATAAATATAGCATCCAAGTTGTGCGTTCCAACTATTAGTACCGTCATGGGAGTGACAATGGCCACAATGTCTTTATAATGGAATTGATGGTATataagagcttgagcttgattgactgctcgtagttgctactccattatgaccagatcagctgttcttgtacagggaaccaacagatgttcgcttgggactagcacacatcttcaatgtacaagtactggtgatctcatttgttaggtcatactggcgcctgccacgtcagaatgcaagtcaatatagggaagggggaggaaatgatgatgcaatcactcgcccactgcaagccgaatatacctctgcacttgccacgagttcatgcggaatttgttggaatttctgggttaggttggagaggcagaggtccgtcttggttaacgagttgccaatgtgatagataggagaaggtaactgatggaatttctaattggatgtaggaaacgagctctatagttcatttccaattctatcagattactgatagaatactcaagttgaaggtataggaataataatggaaacggtatggaagtccatttccagttctagcgattgctagaacatgagaaataaagagaaagatacaaagtaggagaatggaacggacctgggattgaacccacgacctcctgcgtatgaggcagaagcagtagccatatgactaccaagcccgctataaTGGAATTGATGGTATATAAGAacaagaaaactaaaatataagagacctttttgaacaatttataGTTATATCCCACCTACACAGACATTTGATGAGAGCTACGGCTATCTTATTACTTTTTATCTCTTTCCCACTCCCGTTGACggtgtttgaaaaattcaacaataaaatttgattttcctTTTCTCGAGCTTTTAAAATCAGGCTACTTTTGTCACCTAGAAAGCATTTgagcaaataaaaattttctcGAGAAAGTTCTGTTCATGCCATCTTGTTAATATCACTAACCATTATTAAACATTTTTCTAACAAGAATAGCGGAGGAAAGAAAATTCTAATGGTTTTAAACGTGCAATATATTTTCAGAGCTTAATATAATAATTCTTAAGAAACTATGTAGTTATTTAGAACGTGAATAGATCAGTAAAAAGCCAACAATTTCTCACGTTTCAGCTGAATAAGAAACACTGCatttattcaaaaatacaaacattGCTTATTTTCCTCCACATGATTGCTGGGTGTAGCTTCGGGAATGCGATATAGATGGAGAAATCTGGCCATATCCCGAACCTATCCACTGGAGCATAACAGCAAAAATGAGGTTTAGGCTTCGACATCGGCCTGGATCTTGGCCATGAAGTCGGCCTTGTGCTTGGCGATTTTCGCCTTGCGGGCTTCGAGGGTCAGCTTGGCCAGGTTGAAGCGCTTCTTGGTGACCTTCTTCTCCGGCTTCTTGTGGAAGACCGGATCCTTACGGATGGCGGCGTGGGCGTTCTTGTAGATGGTTTCAATCTGGAAAGGTCgaacaaaattcgaaaataagtACAGCGATCATTAATGCTACGGTAGTTAATCAACGAAGGCGAAAGACAGAAGGGCTGGTCAATTCGTCTACCCATCGTTCCTCCAATATGGCGTTCAATGTCTTTGTTTTTATATAGGATTACAAAAATTAGGAAGTATCGACATATTATTTTTCGACATCTAATAGCTATCCTGGCCACTGGGGTCTCCAGTTAACTTTGCGAGCGATGgcttaggattgccaatccggaaatggcaggttcgattctcggtccggtctaggatgtttcagGGTGGGACACATTTTTGATTCCGTGGGCATAGTATATCTATTGTAGTacttgccatacaagatacatactcatgcaatagcgGGAATAGAAACGCTTTCAACAAATAACTGAGGAAAGGCTAAAGAATACTAAGTTATAAAGCAAACacgttctagttggaatgtagagccaaagAAGTTATACTGCTGAAGAATATAAATGTTTTACGCCATACAAATGAATGtgtttacagcggcacactaggagttaacttttcaaaatcaaTGAGGCGAAAGGTATCTATGGttgaatttctcgaaattaaaCCGAAAAACGTAGTAGCGGAAACTTTCCTGTTCCCACTTTCGAGAAAATCCgctttagatgtctttcgccacaGCTACGTAGTGCATATAACCGGAACTTGCAAAAATTAAAGATCTCACGCTATTTATAAACGTAAGACTTTGCGCAACGCACAATTAAACGTCGACAACTTCTTTGAGTAGGTAAACTGTTTGATAAAAATTTAGGAAGTTTTCAAGACTGATAACTCGAAAACACCGAACTGATTATCATATTTGATGTGGTCCATTTTCGGAATCGACTGGAACTGGAATGTTCCAGCAGAAATTTGGGAATGGACGTGCCACATTAGATACTTTCAAAACAATACTCACATCGTCAGCCTTGATTCCGAGGCCGATGTATTTGCTGAACTGGCGCTTGTATGCCTCCTCATCCTCTTCCTCCAGGGTGCGCATGTAGTCGGCGACGTGCTGGCCGAAAATATGAGCGCGGTGAACTTCAGCGTTGAAGCTCTTGTTTTCAGCGCTGTAGCCTGGGAAACGCTTGACGGAGTGGGGGATGTTGAGGCCACCATCGACGGCACCCTTCATGGCACCGAAGACACGAGCGCCAGTGGTGGTACGGGCGAGGCCGACATCCAGATAGCATCGGAACGCTCCCGGTCCATCATCGACTGGTTCGACCAAATATTCTTCACCAGTAACATCGGTACATCCAGTGTACAGAGTATCCAGGCGAAGCTTTTGCAGGATGCGACGGGCAACCAGCAATCCCGTGCAGTAAGCAGCTGCGTAGTTGGTAAGACCAACctaagagaaaagaaaaatacaaaGAGATTATTATTTGAAAGTAACTCTCGTCAAAAGTATATTGagcaataaacaatttttaaagcAAATGTATTTTTATCATATTCATATTATAGAAGCTTCCTTGACCTCGATATAAAGTAGGTACATACTAACAGGTTACGgtttaaaataaacaaacaattacaataactgaatgtttacattttttgccCTAATGATGCAACGTCGAATAGCCCTACGCACTTGTAAACAAATATCAGGGAGGACACACTTACCTTGACGCCATAGCGTGACAGTTCGTGCGAGTAGGCCGCGCACACAATGCGATCTCCCTCAATCCGGGCGTACGCAATCTGGCAAGTGATGTCCCGATTGCTCAAACGGACAATCATCCGATATTTCGGTGTGTTATACTTGTTCTTATCCTGGAAGATAAGACGCTTGCGGGCATAGTAATCGGTCTTGCCCTCACGGCGCCGGCGGAACCTGACCTGGTAACGC comes from Armigeres subalbatus isolate Guangzhou_Male chromosome 2, GZ_Asu_2, whole genome shotgun sequence and encodes:
- the LOC134213152 gene encoding large ribosomal subunit protein uL18 yields the protein MGFVKVVKNKQYFKRYQVRFRRRREGKTDYYARKRLIFQDKNKYNTPKYRMIVRLSNRDITCQIAYARIEGDRIVCAAYSHELSRYGVKVGLTNYAAAYCTGLLVARRILQKLRLDTLYTGCTDVTGEEYLVEPVDDGPGAFRCYLDVGLARTTTGARVFGAMKGAVDGGLNIPHSVKRFPGYSAENKSFNAEVHRAHIFGQHVADYMRTLEEEDEEAYKRQFSKYIGLGIKADDIETIYKNAHAAIRKDPVFHKKPEKKVTKKRFNLAKLTLEARKAKIAKHKADFMAKIQADVEA